The Actinopolyspora erythraea genome has a segment encoding these proteins:
- a CDS encoding polyprenyl synthetase family protein, whose translation MGGGGSALGASFGDGTSARIERLRAFGEYLGLAFQHVDDLLGIWGDPHTTGKPVHSDLRSRKKTLPVLAALNTTGPVAEQLRALYHREHPLSPRELARVAELVELAGGKQFSTDEADRLLSLALAELTVADAEPRAASELAELARTSTRRDR comes from the coding sequence TTGGGTGGGGGCGGCAGTGCGCTCGGCGCCTCTTTCGGTGATGGAACGAGCGCGCGGATCGAGAGACTACGTGCTTTCGGCGAGTACCTCGGTCTGGCGTTTCAGCACGTCGACGACCTGCTCGGTATCTGGGGCGACCCGCACACCACGGGCAAACCCGTCCACTCCGATCTGCGGTCCAGGAAGAAGACCCTGCCGGTGCTGGCCGCGCTGAACACCACCGGACCCGTCGCCGAACAGCTGCGCGCGTTGTACCACCGCGAACACCCCCTCTCCCCTCGGGAGCTGGCACGGGTCGCCGAGCTCGTCGAGTTGGCCGGGGGCAAGCAGTTCAGCACCGACGAGGCCGACCGACTGCTGTCGCTGGCACTGGCCGAGCTGACCGTCGCCGACGCCGAGCCCCGAGCGGCCTCCGAACTGGCGGAACTGGCCCGAACCTCCACCCGGCGCGATCGATGA
- a CDS encoding glycosyltransferase family 39 protein produces MSTAPPVTAGRSVTSSASESSPGERWPFATVSVGVVALVFALVCVLTTGRYGYFGDELYFLAAGHHPAFGYADQPPGVPLLARAMQSLFPDSLVALRAPSLLAAVGYLVLTALSARELGANRVTQVCAAGVAALAPHLIASAHLLVTYSFDQTLWACVVWLLLRAARREHRGQPANGPLLAAGLVTAVAVQFKLLIPVLWLVAVPMAMLFGPRRLVLRPGLWLGGLLAVLSAAPGLWWQARNDWPQLAMARVVDGETTGGVRAFLNASSHQLGPVGTVLVLIGLCGLLVTPALRPHRFLGVTVVVITVLFVVVSGRSYYTAGLYAVLLGAGAVVAQLWWTALGKYRRQWPRWAAAAVAMACCLFTGLPPAVGTLPLTPAPRVNPHNVVARASLAWPSITEQVARVYRALPRDGTETAVITRDYWSAGALHHFGPRYGIPEVHSTSRGFWYLSRPDDAVRRVVYLGGERERLRELFGRVRAVDSVETDPALPTYYDGMRIWVLEDPKLPWSRLWPRMHHMSLW; encoded by the coding sequence TTGTCGACAGCACCACCGGTCACGGCCGGCAGATCCGTCACCTCCTCCGCATCCGAGTCCTCCCCGGGTGAGCGATGGCCGTTCGCGACGGTCTCCGTCGGGGTGGTCGCCCTCGTCTTCGCCCTGGTGTGCGTGCTGACCACGGGCCGTTACGGCTACTTCGGCGACGAGCTGTACTTCCTGGCCGCGGGCCACCACCCCGCCTTCGGCTACGCCGACCAGCCGCCGGGGGTTCCGCTGCTGGCGCGGGCCATGCAGAGCCTGTTCCCCGACTCGCTGGTCGCGCTGCGGGCACCGTCACTGCTGGCCGCGGTCGGCTACCTCGTCCTCACCGCGTTGAGCGCCCGCGAACTCGGAGCGAACCGGGTGACACAAGTGTGCGCGGCCGGGGTAGCTGCCCTGGCCCCGCACCTGATCGCTTCGGCGCATCTGCTGGTGACCTACTCGTTCGACCAGACACTGTGGGCCTGCGTGGTGTGGCTGCTGCTACGAGCGGCACGTCGAGAACACCGGGGGCAGCCGGCCAACGGCCCCCTGCTCGCCGCGGGGTTGGTCACCGCCGTGGCCGTCCAGTTCAAACTGCTCATTCCCGTGTTGTGGCTCGTGGCGGTACCGATGGCGATGCTGTTCGGCCCACGTCGCTTGGTCCTGCGCCCCGGGTTGTGGCTCGGCGGGCTGCTGGCGGTGCTCTCCGCGGCTCCGGGACTGTGGTGGCAGGCACGGAACGATTGGCCCCAACTGGCGATGGCGCGGGTCGTCGACGGCGAGACCACCGGTGGGGTGCGGGCGTTTCTGAACGCCTCGTCCCACCAGCTCGGCCCCGTCGGCACCGTGCTGGTGCTGATCGGGTTGTGCGGGCTGCTGGTGACACCCGCGCTGCGCCCCCACCGTTTCCTGGGAGTCACGGTGGTGGTGATCACGGTCCTGTTCGTGGTCGTGAGTGGCCGTTCGTACTACACGGCCGGGTTATACGCCGTGCTGCTCGGCGCGGGCGCCGTGGTGGCCCAGCTGTGGTGGACGGCTCTCGGCAAGTACCGACGTCAGTGGCCCCGGTGGGCAGCCGCGGCGGTGGCGATGGCGTGTTGCCTGTTCACTGGTCTGCCTCCGGCCGTGGGCACCCTGCCGCTGACCCCCGCCCCACGGGTCAACCCGCACAACGTGGTGGCCCGGGCCAGCCTGGCGTGGCCCAGCATCACCGAGCAGGTCGCGCGGGTCTACCGTGCGCTGCCGCGTGACGGTACCGAGACCGCTGTGATCACCCGCGACTACTGGTCGGCGGGGGCGCTGCACCACTTCGGACCCCGGTACGGGATTCCCGAGGTCCACAGCACCAGCCGAGGGTTCTGGTACCTCAGCCGCCCCGACGACGCGGTGCGGCGCGTGGTGTACCTGGGTGGAGAGCGCGAGCGGCTGCGGGAGCTGTTCGGCAGGGTCCGTGCTGTGGATTCGGTCGAGACGGACCCGGCCCTTCCCACCTACTACGACGGCATGCGCATCTGGGTGCTGGAGGATCCCAAACTGCCGTGGTCGCGGTTGTGGCCCCGGATGCACCACATGAGCCTGTGGTGA
- a CDS encoding FeoA family protein: MTTTLDRLRNGQTATVTALDVDGAERRRLMDLGVLPGTPIHVDRVSPLGDPTAYLVRGSVIALRRHQARGIHITIGQG, encoded by the coding sequence ATGACCACGACGTTGGATCGGCTCCGGAACGGCCAGACGGCCACGGTGACAGCGCTGGACGTCGACGGCGCCGAACGGCGGCGCCTCATGGACCTCGGGGTGCTGCCGGGTACTCCGATCCACGTCGACCGTGTCAGCCCGCTCGGCGATCCCACCGCCTACTTGGTGCGGGGGAGCGTGATCGCGCTTCGTCGACACCAGGCCCGCGGTATCCACATCACCATCGGACAGGGGTGA
- a CDS encoding FeoB small GTPase domain-containing protein → MPHTELPSPSANPAPSTDPVCGTCALNNASQLLSLGVDVSGHDHVVALAGNPNTGKSTVFNALTGLRQHVGNWPGKTVTGAEGGFGYRDRRYKLVDLPGTYSLLSTSEDEDVARDFLVFGRPDVTVVVVDATRLQRNLNLVLQILQITGRVVLALNLVDEARRHGLSVDERHLARELGVPVVPMAARSRQGVPDLLETVERVALGTVATRARPVHHGDVRTERAVSELAHRIQREYPELANTRWIALRLLEGDPGIERAITDGTLGRLAPPAASTGSSTGRSGETHS, encoded by the coding sequence GTGCCCCACACCGAGCTGCCGTCCCCGAGCGCGAACCCGGCGCCCTCCACCGATCCGGTCTGCGGGACGTGCGCGCTCAACAACGCCTCCCAACTGCTCTCCCTCGGCGTCGACGTCTCCGGCCACGACCACGTGGTGGCACTGGCCGGCAACCCCAACACCGGCAAGAGCACGGTGTTCAACGCGCTGACCGGGTTGCGTCAGCACGTCGGCAACTGGCCCGGCAAGACCGTCACCGGCGCCGAGGGAGGATTCGGCTACCGTGACCGGCGCTACAAACTCGTCGATCTCCCCGGCACGTACTCGTTGCTGTCCACCAGTGAGGACGAGGACGTCGCCCGCGACTTCCTGGTGTTCGGTCGTCCCGACGTCACCGTGGTCGTCGTCGACGCCACACGCCTGCAGCGCAACCTCAACCTCGTGCTGCAGATCCTGCAGATCACCGGCCGGGTGGTGCTGGCCCTCAACCTCGTCGACGAGGCCCGCCGACACGGGCTGTCCGTCGACGAGCGTCACCTCGCCCGCGAACTGGGCGTACCGGTGGTACCCATGGCCGCACGCAGTCGCCAGGGAGTGCCGGACCTGCTGGAAACGGTCGAACGGGTCGCCCTGGGGACGGTCGCCACTCGCGCGCGGCCCGTTCACCACGGCGACGTCCGCACCGAACGGGCCGTGAGCGAGCTGGCCCACCGCATCCAGCGGGAGTACCCGGAGCTGGCCAACACCCGGTGGATCGCGCTGCGGCTGCTGGAAGGCGACCCCGGCATCGAGCGCGCCATCACCGACGGCACGCTGGGCCGACTCGCGCCCCCGGCCGCAAGCACGGGATCCTCCACCGGCCGTTCGGGAGAGACGCACTCGTGA
- a CDS encoding nucleoside recognition domain-containing protein, with amino-acid sequence MNQLSILDEATRLRGQLPDGFRDGIVESLHNDAARITDSSVTERGESGRPTLDRLLDGALTHRVWGFVVMGLLFFAVFWFTISGAAGPSGLLSRLLVDYGHGQLHALVAPLHAPQWVTGLLLDGVYLSTAWVVAVMLPPMAIFFPLFTLLEDFGYLPRVAFNLDRLFAKAGAHGKQSLSMMMGYGCNAAGVTATRIIDSRRERLIAIVTNNFSICNGRWPTLILMGTIFIGAVAPPALAGVVAAASVVTVAFLGVLVTLLVSWGLSRTVLRGHSSTYSLELPPYRPPKVWRTLYTSLIDRTLKVLRRAVVMAAPAGALVWIISNVTVADASIAAHLVNALEPLGWLLGLNGVILLAYLVAIPANEIIIPTILMLTLTLGPNLFGAQQGVMLELGTAQTHTVLVQAGGWTLLTAVNLMLFSLLHNPCSTTILTIWNETRSLKWTAVATLLPIALGFLVTGVTATVARLAGWA; translated from the coding sequence GTGAACCAGCTCTCGATCCTCGACGAGGCCACCCGGCTGCGGGGCCAACTGCCCGACGGGTTCCGCGACGGCATCGTCGAGTCCCTGCACAACGACGCCGCCCGCATCACCGACAGCAGCGTCACCGAACGCGGTGAAAGCGGCAGACCCACCCTCGACCGGCTGCTCGACGGGGCGCTGACCCACCGCGTGTGGGGATTCGTGGTGATGGGTCTCCTGTTCTTCGCGGTGTTCTGGTTCACCATCTCCGGCGCGGCCGGGCCATCGGGCCTGCTGTCACGTCTGCTGGTCGACTACGGTCACGGTCAACTCCACGCACTGGTGGCCCCGCTGCACGCCCCCCAGTGGGTGACCGGCTTGTTGCTGGACGGGGTGTACCTGTCCACCGCCTGGGTGGTGGCGGTGATGCTGCCCCCCATGGCCATCTTCTTTCCGCTGTTCACACTGCTGGAGGACTTCGGCTATCTCCCCAGGGTGGCGTTCAACCTCGACCGGTTGTTCGCCAAAGCCGGTGCCCACGGCAAGCAGTCCCTGTCGATGATGATGGGCTACGGCTGCAACGCGGCGGGCGTGACCGCCACCAGAATCATCGACAGCCGCCGGGAACGGCTGATCGCCATCGTCACCAACAACTTCAGCATCTGCAACGGACGCTGGCCAACCCTCATCCTGATGGGAACGATCTTCATCGGCGCGGTCGCCCCGCCCGCGCTGGCGGGAGTGGTCGCCGCGGCCAGTGTGGTCACCGTGGCCTTCCTGGGTGTGCTGGTCACCCTGCTGGTCTCCTGGGGGCTGTCGAGAACCGTGCTGCGGGGACACAGTTCGACCTACTCCCTGGAACTGCCCCCCTACCGCCCCCCGAAGGTGTGGCGCACCCTCTACACCAGCCTCATCGACCGCACTCTGAAGGTGCTGCGCCGCGCGGTGGTCATGGCGGCACCGGCGGGAGCGCTCGTCTGGATCATCAGCAACGTCACCGTCGCCGACGCGAGCATCGCCGCTCACCTGGTCAACGCACTCGAACCGCTGGGTTGGCTGCTCGGCCTCAACGGCGTCATCCTGCTGGCCTACCTGGTGGCCATCCCCGCCAACGAGATCATCATCCCCACCATCCTGATGCTGACGCTGACCCTGGGGCCCAACCTGTTCGGCGCCCAGCAGGGCGTGATGCTCGAACTCGGCACCGCCCAGACCCACACGGTGCTGGTCCAGGCCGGTGGATGGACGCTGCTGACCGCGGTGAACCTGATGCTGTTCAGCCTGCTGCACAATCCCTGCAGCACCACCATCCTCACCATCTGGAACGAGACGAGAAGCCTGAAGTGGACCGCGGTGGCCACCTTGCTGCCGATCGCGCTGGGATTTCTGGTCACCGGTGTGACCGCCACCGTCGCACGTCTGGCTGGATGGGCATGA
- a CDS encoding 3,4-dihydroxy-2-butanone-4-phosphate synthase, with product MSTSYAIGNSETVVLEALVALVAGRPVVVDTAGDGGHLVLAGSKASGSQLGWMIRHTSGFVLAATTAERLDALHIPPMFGYHSTTATSFAVSVDASEGTTTGISGHDRALTMRTLASPEGHPRDLIRPGHVVPVRTAEHGVLERAEAAEAGVDLVRLAGLSPVAAVCAMLDEHGGLLDSHESRRFAADHEVPVLSIADVMAHRFHHELFPARTVPR from the coding sequence ATGTCGACGTCGTATGCGATAGGAAACTCGGAAACCGTTGTGTTGGAAGCCCTCGTGGCTCTGGTGGCGGGACGTCCGGTCGTCGTGGACACGGCCGGTGACGGCGGTCATCTCGTGCTGGCCGGAAGCAAGGCCAGTGGTAGCCAGCTCGGCTGGATGATCCGGCACACCAGTGGTTTCGTGTTGGCGGCCACCACGGCGGAACGCCTCGACGCCCTGCACATCCCGCCGATGTTCGGCTACCACAGCACGACCGCCACCTCGTTCGCCGTCTCGGTGGACGCCAGCGAAGGCACCACGACCGGCATCAGCGGTCACGACAGGGCGCTGACGATGCGCACGCTGGCCTCCCCCGAGGGACATCCGCGCGATCTGATCCGCCCGGGACACGTCGTCCCGGTGCGCACCGCCGAGCACGGCGTCCTCGAACGGGCCGAGGCGGCCGAAGCGGGCGTGGACCTCGTGCGGCTGGCTGGACTGTCGCCCGTGGCCGCGGTCTGCGCCATGCTCGACGAGCACGGCGGGCTGCTCGATTCACACGAGTCCAGGCGGTTCGCCGCCGACCACGAGGTGCCTGTGCTGAGCATCGCCGACGTGATGGCCCATCGTTTCCACCACGAGCTCTTTCCCGCTCGTACCGTGCCGCGGTGA
- a CDS encoding ATP-grasp domain-containing protein, whose amino-acid sequence MIAPNPPTMLFVGGAGNSRLAVDVAEQALGQARRRGLRTHVINQEDTLAATPSVSAAADVVSAVDFTRPGESSRWARERVAAGERFDVVFGVRDIAQEAVAEVSDILGVAGNPTSAVRRVRTKDTCRAALREAGFPQPSWRVCTDAAEARDFLDSSTGPWVIKPRDATGSQGVSRVTGHADLHTALEFLPAGSSFLVEEFVEGAEFSVEGVFLGGVPTVLAVTAKEKISLPYFSEVGHVIPAQLPEFARREMERQVTSALLALGLRYGQFHVELWWTSNGVVLGEFHVRNAGGWIHRMLAHAIPGLEWFGHVYDDARGVPAGGPELTPTRGAAVRFFTPPPGRLISISGWEEVLAHPAVLDAELTVVPGDVLGAPRSFEDRVGQLVVGAETSGQARKIARGLAESVHFEVQPEETPLPADR is encoded by the coding sequence ATGATCGCCCCGAATCCCCCCACCATGCTCTTCGTCGGTGGCGCCGGAAACTCTCGGCTCGCCGTCGACGTCGCCGAACAAGCCCTGGGCCAGGCGCGCCGACGTGGCCTGCGTACGCATGTGATCAACCAGGAGGACACGCTCGCCGCAACCCCCTCTGTCAGCGCGGCCGCGGACGTGGTGTCCGCCGTGGATTTCACACGTCCGGGGGAGAGCTCCAGGTGGGCCCGCGAGCGGGTCGCGGCCGGGGAACGCTTCGACGTCGTCTTCGGAGTCCGCGACATCGCCCAGGAAGCGGTCGCGGAGGTTTCCGACATCCTCGGTGTGGCCGGCAACCCGACGAGCGCGGTGCGACGCGTGCGCACCAAGGACACCTGCCGCGCTGCTCTGAGGGAAGCGGGGTTCCCGCAGCCCTCGTGGCGGGTGTGTACCGACGCCGCCGAGGCTCGCGACTTCCTCGACAGCTCGACCGGCCCCTGGGTGATCAAGCCGAGGGACGCCACGGGAAGTCAGGGAGTCAGTAGGGTAACCGGGCACGCGGACCTGCACACCGCGTTGGAGTTCCTGCCTGCCGGCAGCTCGTTCCTGGTGGAGGAGTTCGTCGAAGGGGCCGAGTTCAGCGTTGAAGGGGTCTTCCTCGGAGGCGTTCCCACCGTACTGGCCGTCACGGCCAAGGAGAAGATTTCCCTTCCCTACTTCTCGGAGGTGGGGCACGTGATTCCGGCCCAGTTGCCGGAGTTCGCGCGCCGGGAGATGGAGCGGCAGGTCACTTCGGCGCTGCTGGCGCTGGGCCTGCGTTACGGCCAGTTCCACGTCGAGTTGTGGTGGACCAGCAATGGTGTCGTCCTCGGAGAGTTCCACGTCCGCAACGCCGGTGGCTGGATACATCGAATGCTGGCCCACGCCATCCCCGGGCTGGAGTGGTTCGGTCACGTCTACGACGACGCCCGGGGAGTTCCGGCGGGTGGACCGGAGTTGACACCGACGCGTGGGGCTGCCGTCCGGTTCTTCACCCCGCCCCCTGGCCGACTGATCTCGATCAGCGGCTGGGAGGAGGTGCTGGCTCACCCGGCGGTGCTCGACGCCGAGCTCACGGTGGTTCCCGGCGACGTCCTCGGTGCTCCGCGCTCGTTCGAGGACCGGGTCGGCCAGCTCGTGGTCGGGGCCGAGACCTCCGGACAAGCCCGGAAAATAGCTCGCGGGCTGGCTGAGAGCGTGCACTTCGAGGTTCAGCCGGAGGAAACACCCCTGCCCGCCGACCGGTAG
- a CDS encoding MFS transporter, with protein MYSDSPWRISDFRVLFTATALSQIGTHIGYVAMPLIAVSVLDASPGQVGALATLSTVAFLLIGLPAGAWVDRMRHRQVLILADLIRSALFLSVPLAWWSGSLTLEQLYVVALLNGCATVFFDVGSQSVLPQLVGRGGLVQANAAVVTLISGSNVAGRGAGGGLVQLLTAPVALVCTAASFLGSALRLLGLRPTPAPQPSTGSSARLGTQIAEGVRHVFRNRELRALALTAAVTNLGVQIVNTVIPILFVRQLGLPEGVLGLFWAVGGAGLLLGARCARFVADRLGYGRCLGIVGLFLAPAGLLVPLVDRGIWLWLAGAGWLLAMMKTGMDNVVGVSLRQRMTSQALLGRMNASFRFLLTGALAIGSAVAGVVGQFAGVHTAIWVGGALLSVAFLPVFLSPLRTRRELPQQQEEHEEEEQPV; from the coding sequence ATGTATTCTGACTCCCCGTGGCGGATCAGTGACTTCCGCGTTCTGTTCACCGCGACCGCCCTCAGCCAGATCGGCACGCACATCGGCTACGTGGCGATGCCCCTCATCGCTGTTTCCGTTCTCGACGCGAGCCCCGGTCAGGTCGGGGCGCTCGCCACCCTGAGCACCGTCGCCTTCCTGCTCATCGGCCTGCCCGCCGGAGCGTGGGTGGATCGGATGCGTCACCGGCAGGTGCTGATCCTCGCCGATCTGATCCGGTCCGCCCTGTTCCTGTCCGTTCCCCTCGCCTGGTGGTCGGGCTCGCTCACGCTCGAGCAGCTCTACGTGGTCGCACTGCTGAACGGATGCGCCACCGTGTTTTTCGACGTGGGTTCGCAGAGCGTCCTGCCGCAGCTGGTCGGGCGCGGCGGGCTCGTGCAGGCGAACGCCGCCGTGGTGACCCTGATTTCGGGAAGCAACGTGGCCGGGCGCGGAGCGGGCGGTGGGCTCGTCCAGTTACTCACCGCGCCAGTGGCGCTGGTGTGCACGGCGGCGAGCTTTCTGGGCTCGGCCCTTCGCCTGCTCGGTCTTCGCCCCACCCCCGCCCCCCAGCCGAGCACCGGTTCCTCCGCCCGCCTGGGAACGCAGATCGCCGAAGGGGTGCGTCACGTCTTCCGGAACCGCGAGCTCCGTGCCCTCGCGCTCACCGCGGCTGTGACCAACCTCGGCGTCCAGATCGTCAACACCGTGATACCGATCCTGTTCGTGCGGCAACTCGGTCTGCCCGAGGGAGTGCTGGGGCTGTTCTGGGCCGTGGGCGGAGCGGGACTCCTGCTCGGCGCCCGGTGCGCCCGATTCGTCGCCGACCGGCTCGGCTACGGCCGGTGCCTGGGGATCGTGGGGTTGTTCCTGGCCCCGGCCGGGCTTCTGGTGCCTCTCGTCGACCGGGGGATATGGCTTTGGCTGGCGGGAGCCGGTTGGTTGCTGGCGATGATGAAAACCGGAATGGACAACGTGGTCGGTGTGAGCCTGCGGCAGCGGATGACCTCGCAGGCCCTGCTGGGGCGCATGAACGCCAGTTTCCGGTTCCTGCTCACCGGAGCGTTGGCCATCGGGTCAGCGGTGGCGGGTGTGGTGGGGCAGTTCGCCGGCGTGCACACCGCGATCTGGGTCGGCGGAGCTCTCCTGTCCGTGGCCTTCCTGCCGGTCTTCCTCTCTCCGTTGCGCACGCGTCGCGAACTGCCGCAGCAGCAGGAGGAGCACGAGGAGGAGGAACAGCCGGTGTAG
- a CDS encoding ScbA/BarX family gamma-butyrolactone biosynthesis protein, translating to MSVTNVPTPEPAPNSPPRQGAEEHLSFVRTAPRHLVDRNAIAEILITDWRRRDEHVFRLGAQWPREHLFYTPVAGCWHDPLLVAESLRQAATLIARTFYDVPTEHTIVIDELDTEIVPGVALLSSRPLEIGMEVTCTEHQHEQGAVTGFTVEADLLRGTTFLGAGRVVLRLLSPESYRRLRGGRVRPPTDLSPLPDPLPAAIAGRLNEHDVVLGVPDHATAAHTWQLRVDPTHPVLFDHPCDHVPSMVLLEAARQATQAVCAPYRILPTEFRSAFHRRVEMDLPCHIAATELPLQDAGEETAVRVTGSQQQRLAFDSLVLASPCD from the coding sequence ATGTCCGTGACCAACGTTCCCACCCCCGAGCCCGCACCGAACTCCCCACCGCGACAGGGGGCGGAGGAGCACCTGAGCTTCGTGCGCACCGCTCCGCGGCACCTCGTCGATCGCAACGCGATCGCGGAGATCCTGATCACCGACTGGAGACGACGAGACGAGCACGTCTTCCGCCTCGGTGCCCAGTGGCCCCGGGAACACCTCTTCTACACCCCGGTCGCCGGCTGTTGGCACGATCCGCTGCTGGTGGCCGAATCACTCCGGCAAGCCGCCACTCTGATCGCGCGCACCTTCTACGACGTACCCACCGAGCACACCATCGTCATCGACGAACTGGACACGGAGATCGTTCCCGGCGTAGCCCTGTTGAGTTCACGTCCGCTCGAGATCGGAATGGAGGTCACCTGCACCGAGCACCAGCACGAGCAGGGGGCCGTTACCGGTTTCACGGTGGAGGCGGACCTCCTGCGCGGCACCACCTTCCTGGGGGCGGGCCGTGTGGTGCTGCGGCTGCTCTCGCCGGAGTCCTACCGGCGATTACGCGGCGGGCGTGTGCGGCCGCCCACCGACCTGTCCCCGCTGCCGGACCCACTGCCCGCCGCCATCGCAGGACGTCTCAACGAACACGACGTCGTGCTCGGCGTGCCGGACCACGCCACCGCCGCACACACGTGGCAACTACGTGTCGACCCGACACACCCGGTGTTGTTCGACCACCCGTGCGATCACGTTCCCAGCATGGTGCTGCTGGAGGCGGCGCGGCAGGCCACCCAGGCAGTCTGCGCCCCCTACCGCATACTGCCCACCGAGTTCCGCAGCGCTTTCCACCGGCGGGTGGAGATGGACCTGCCCTGCCACATCGCGGCGACCGAGCTACCGCTCCAGGACGCGGGGGAGGAGACCGCTGTTCGAGTAACCGGTTCGCAACAGCAACGGTTGGCCTTCGACAGCCTGGTGCTGGCCAGCCCGTGCGACTGA
- a CDS encoding flavin reductase family protein: MLEQRYFRDILGQFTTGVVLVTTQTPRGLTGMAFNSFTSVSLNPPLVALCAAHTSSTWPHIRAAGEFAVSILGEGQEELCKTFSTHGAERFAGHAWERTHAGHPVPADTLGWLDCRIETIYQAGDHELVVAEAVEGAVTDSGGPLVFHGGRITALPA; this comes from the coding sequence ATGCTCGAACAACGCTACTTTCGCGACATTCTCGGCCAGTTCACCACCGGTGTCGTGCTCGTCACCACACAGACCCCGCGGGGATTGACCGGCATGGCCTTCAACTCCTTCACCTCGGTCTCGCTGAACCCACCGCTGGTGGCCCTGTGCGCCGCGCACACCTCGTCCACCTGGCCGCACATCCGCGCGGCCGGCGAGTTCGCGGTCTCCATCCTCGGCGAGGGACAAGAGGAACTGTGCAAAACCTTCAGCACTCACGGAGCCGAACGGTTCGCCGGCCACGCCTGGGAACGCACCCACGCCGGTCATCCCGTTCCAGCGGACACGCTCGGCTGGCTGGACTGTCGCATCGAAACGATCTACCAGGCGGGTGACCACGAGCTGGTCGTCGCCGAGGCCGTCGAAGGAGCTGTCACCGACAGTGGAGGCCCCCTGGTGTTCCACGGTGGTCGAATCACGGCGCTGCCGGCCTGA
- a CDS encoding LLM class flavin-dependent oxidoreductase: MYSRLGLFFSPVHETGQDPHLALERNLDLIEYVDHLNFDEAWFGEHHTLGWGLIGAPETMIAAASQRTNQIKLAHGVVPLSGHHPFHVASRAYHLDHLTRGRYILGVGPGVPFDGAMFGLDPATQRARLNEALPVVQELVNGESRVSEKTDWFELHEAKVQLPRFNPDGIEMAMSTSGTSRTSPRMVGEYGLSMVSFALPFSLLTPNSPSFIPLAQQWKYAEEAAAEQGRSLDRNKWRITLPVHVAETRKEAYDDVRDGYDRWLFEYFGKAAGRDVLGPDTPRSRALEARVEAGGALVGSVEDIVEGIRSMQESTGGFGTLLVYVADWTSAHKTNRSMELLAREVAPRINGAASRPQEAVDWAIANRSK; this comes from the coding sequence ATGTACAGCCGTCTCGGACTTTTCTTCTCCCCGGTCCACGAAACCGGTCAGGACCCGCACCTGGCCCTGGAGCGCAACCTCGACCTGATCGAGTACGTCGATCACCTCAACTTCGACGAGGCGTGGTTCGGCGAGCACCACACGCTGGGATGGGGACTGATCGGCGCTCCGGAAACCATGATCGCCGCCGCTTCGCAACGGACGAACCAGATCAAGCTGGCTCACGGTGTCGTTCCCCTCTCCGGACACCACCCTTTCCACGTCGCCAGCCGCGCCTACCACCTCGACCACCTCACCCGAGGCCGCTACATTCTCGGTGTGGGCCCGGGAGTGCCCTTCGACGGCGCGATGTTCGGTCTCGACCCGGCCACCCAGCGCGCCCGGTTGAACGAGGCGCTGCCGGTGGTCCAGGAACTGGTCAACGGGGAGTCCCGCGTCTCGGAGAAGACCGACTGGTTCGAACTGCACGAGGCCAAGGTCCAGCTGCCCCGCTTCAACCCCGACGGCATCGAGATGGCGATGTCCACCAGCGGCACCTCACGGACCAGCCCGCGCATGGTCGGCGAGTACGGCCTGAGCATGGTCTCGTTCGCACTGCCGTTCTCCCTGCTGACCCCCAACTCCCCCTCTTTCATTCCGCTGGCACAGCAGTGGAAGTACGCCGAGGAGGCCGCGGCGGAACAGGGGAGGAGTCTGGACAGGAACAAGTGGCGCATCACCCTGCCGGTGCACGTCGCCGAGACGCGCAAGGAAGCCTACGACGACGTGCGGGACGGTTACGACCGCTGGTTGTTCGAGTACTTCGGCAAAGCGGCAGGCCGTGACGTCCTCGGGCCGGACACCCCGCGCTCCAGGGCCCTGGAGGCACGGGTGGAAGCCGGCGGCGCGCTCGTCGGTTCCGTCGAGGACATCGTGGAGGGCATCCGCTCCATGCAGGAAAGCACCGGCGGTTTCGGCACCCTGCTGGTCTACGTCGCGGACTGGACCTCCGCGCACAAGACGAACCGAAGCATGGAACTGCTCGCGCGTGAGGTGGCGCCGCGGATCAACGGCGCGGCCTCCCGTCCGCAGGAGGCCGTGGACTGGGCGATCGCCAACCGATCGAAGTGA